The SAR324 cluster bacterium genomic sequence CAAAATATTATTGAAAAACAGAAAATTATAAATTAGGCTGAAATCTTATAATTATATCTCTAAAAGAATCGGAACAGCTTTTGATGCCAGCAGATAATGTAGCAAGAATTCCAAATTTGGTAAAACCAATGAAAAACCTGAAATTGAAAATCACCTTTGTTTTTCTACGAGGATTTCAAGTTTTTTAGCTGAATTTTAACCACATCATTCCTGGCTTTGATGCTAGTCAACTCGACTATCTAAATTCGCTGAGTTGACTGACGCCCATCTCCTCTCAGCCTTGCTCTCCTCATTATTCGATTTCTTTCTCCTATCAATCCTTACTCAAGAACCAGTTTTTGGCTAAGCTTCAATTGAGTTTCGTCAAATAGATATTATTTACAAATTATAATCTTTTTCTGAATTCATTGAAAATACCGTCAATCCAAAATAAAAGATAATTTTTTTTAGACACAATATCAGAAACTTACTGATCACTCGTGTCAATGGTCCTTGGTAGTTGATGGAGCTTGCTGATCCAAACAATAATAAAGGACATCAGTTTAGAACATCATCCTTGATGGACAGGATTAGAGCACTTCACCCAAAGCAATTAGATCGTGGCTTGAGTCGTAATGATTTGATGGGGCGTGAGTGAGCTACAATTGAAGCACATAAAATAGCACTTGAAGGGCAAGCACTCCTTAGAACAGTTACAAACTTAGATTTTGATCCTAATGCTGATGATGGTTCGGGTGTTGATTCTGCTCTATATGCATTCAAAGCTGGTGTTGCCTGTGCTGCTGATGCACAACTCCCAGCCGATCTTGATAGTCATGGCGATTACGATAGACGTCACAATGAAGGTTTGACTAAGCTCAATGAAAGGGTTGACAGAATTTGGACAAATGCTGAGGAGCTTGGTATTGCTCACAGGCTGACTGTTATTCTTACATCAGACTTTGGCAGAACCCCAAACTACAATGATACAAACGGCAATGATCACTGGCCCATTGGCTCTACAATTGTAATGCATCAGAATGCCAGCTGGACGAATCGTACTCTAGGAGTTACAGATGGAGGACCTAATGCTATGCGTGTAAATCCACGCTCACTAGAGCGTGATGATAACAACGGCAATATAATTTATCCCAAGCATGTTCATAGAGCGCTACAACGACACTTGTGTATTGAGTCATTTGCTCAATCTGTTGGGTACGGTATTGATGCTGACAACTTTAACTTCTTCAGTTGATCTAATGAAGTGACTGACACAGGAGAAAGGTGCCAGTTGTTGAGGATTTTATCGGGGTGAACCGTTGTCTGACCAATCCTTGAGGTAGGTAATTTCTCGTTCAGTGAGTGGGGTTGCGTATTCCAGTGGCATTTTT encodes the following:
- a CDS encoding DUF1501 domain-containing protein; translation: MALEGQALLRTVTNLDFDPNADDGSGVDSALYAFKAGVACAADAQLPADLDSHGDYDRRHNEGLTKLNERVDRIWTNAEELGIAHRLTVILTSDFGRTPNYNDTNGNDHWPIGSTIVMHQNASWTNRTLGVTDGGPNAMRVNPRSLERDDNNGNIIYPKHVHRALQRHLCIESFAQSVGYGIDADNFNFFS